One Solanum pennellii chromosome 10, SPENNV200 genomic region harbors:
- the LOC107001169 gene encoding uncharacterized protein LOC107001169, which produces MSNLSKLVFVALNISGKNYLSWVVNAEIHMVAKGLDATITQENESSSQDKAKAMIFLRHHLDEGLKIEYLTVKDSLELWTDSKGRYDHLKATVLPRARYEWMHLRFQDNLPQYREKGFHKYSELISCLLVAEKHNALLMKNHEARPTRAAPLLEANVVGAAVNAPVRVDIPTGQIVKANESRPHFKRGRPIGFKYKNPEKRKGINDQDYHGLKKISQDETQVIIHDEEEVLTSEKNEISMNYVSTKKLWNRNNIVIDNTFAYNVAIDIMQQDEDF; this is translated from the exons ATGTCGAATTTATCCAAACTTGTGTTTGTGGCATTAAATATTTCTGGAAAGAATTATCTTTCATGGGTAGTCAATGCTGAGATTCACATGGTTGCTAAAGGTCTTGATGCCACTATTACTCAGGAAAATGAATCATCGAGTCAAGATAAGGCGAAGGCTATGATTTTCCTTCGTCATCATCTTGATGAGGGCCTGAAGATTGAATATCTGACGGTAAAAGATTCACTTGAATTGTGGACTGATTCAAAAGGGAGATATGACCACCTAAAGGCAACAGTGTTGCCAAGAGCTCGTTATGAGTGGATGCATTTACGATTTCAGGATAACCTTCCA CAATATCGTGAAAAGGGTTTTCATAAATATTCTGAACTAATCTCATGTCTTTTGGTGGCTGAGAAACATAATgctcttttaatgaaaaatcatgaagctCGTCCCACTAGAGCTGCTCCATTACTGGAGGCAAATGTGGTGGGAGCAG CTGTTAATGCTCCAGTTCGAGTTGATATCCCGACGGGACAAATTGTTAAGGCAAATGAGTCTAGACCACATTTTAAGCGTGGTAGACCAATTGGTTTCAAGTATAAAAATCCtgaaaagagaaaaggaataaatgatcAAGATTACCATGGGTTGAAAAAAATTTCTCAAGATGAGACCCAAGTCATAATACATGATGAGGAGGAGGTTCTAACTtctgaaaaaaatgaaatttcaatgaaTTATGTCTCAACAAAAAAGTTGTGGAACcgaaataatattgtgattgACAACACTTTTGCCTATAATGTTGCTATTGACATAATGcaacaagatgaagattttTAG